One Lysinibacillus fusiformis genomic window carries:
- the asnB gene encoding asparagine synthase (glutamine-hydrolyzing), whose amino-acid sequence MCGITGWASFRKDLRNSDQILKSMTQTLNKRGPDDENTWCSEHIAFGHRRLAVIDLIGGKQPMKKTHDGVNYVITYNGELYNTEEIRKELHKRGHIFTTHSDTEVLLTAYIEWKEQCVDYLNGIFAFGVWDEAAQSLLLCRDRLGVKPLYYTEQQDGLLFASEVKALLAHPTVQPIVNTEGLANIMALGPSRTPGKSLFQNINELRPGYAMRFSREGVRVWQYWQLQSKKHEESLEETIDQVRFLLTDAIERQLVSDVPICTFLSGGLDSSIITGIAANTFQQQNKGKLHTYSIDYEDNERFFNPHSFQVSTDTYWIQKMKETFDTTHHAEEISQQQLIDLLIEAVVVRDSPGMADVDSSLLWFCREIKRDFTVALSGECADEIFGGYPWFTETSTGFPWIRSLPERTAMLREEWREKLSVEAYAQQVYAQTISEVPRLDGENNEESKRREMFYLNMVWFMQTLLERKDRMSMGASLEVRVPFADHRLVEYAWNIPWEMKNLGGKEKGLLRKAMEHLLPEEVLYRKKNPYPKTYHPVYTTGVQKWLRDILNDKNSILHELFEREKLLELIKTGGNAFKAPWYGQLMAGPQLLAYLGQIHVWFEHYNIQLKES is encoded by the coding sequence ATGTGTGGCATTACAGGGTGGGCTAGCTTTCGAAAGGATTTGCGTAATAGTGATCAAATATTGAAGTCAATGACGCAAACGTTAAATAAAAGAGGACCAGATGATGAAAATACTTGGTGTAGTGAACATATTGCATTTGGCCATCGACGGTTAGCAGTTATAGATTTAATCGGTGGGAAGCAACCGATGAAAAAAACACACGATGGTGTAAACTATGTCATTACATATAATGGCGAGCTATATAATACAGAAGAAATTCGCAAAGAGTTGCATAAGAGAGGGCATATTTTCACAACACATTCAGATACTGAAGTACTTTTAACTGCTTATATAGAGTGGAAAGAGCAATGCGTAGATTATTTAAATGGGATATTTGCGTTTGGTGTGTGGGATGAAGCAGCACAATCACTTTTACTATGCCGTGATCGTCTAGGTGTAAAACCGTTATATTATACGGAGCAGCAAGATGGGTTGCTTTTTGCTTCAGAGGTGAAGGCATTATTGGCACACCCAACGGTTCAACCAATTGTTAATACAGAGGGGCTAGCAAATATAATGGCCCTAGGACCATCCAGAACACCTGGAAAGTCACTTTTCCAAAATATTAATGAATTACGCCCAGGATATGCTATGCGCTTTTCTAGAGAAGGAGTACGCGTATGGCAGTATTGGCAACTTCAAAGTAAAAAACATGAGGAATCGCTAGAGGAAACGATTGACCAAGTACGTTTTTTACTAACAGATGCTATAGAACGTCAGCTTGTATCAGATGTACCTATTTGTACGTTTCTTTCAGGCGGTTTAGATTCAAGTATTATTACGGGTATTGCCGCGAATACGTTCCAGCAACAAAATAAAGGCAAACTTCATACGTACTCAATTGACTATGAGGACAATGAACGTTTCTTTAATCCACATTCTTTTCAAGTGTCAACAGACACATATTGGATTCAAAAAATGAAAGAAACGTTTGATACAACACACCATGCAGAGGAAATTTCACAGCAACAGTTAATTGATTTATTGATAGAAGCTGTAGTTGTAAGAGATTCACCAGGTATGGCTGATGTAGACTCGTCATTATTATGGTTTTGCCGTGAAATTAAAAGGGATTTTACTGTCGCCTTATCAGGCGAATGTGCCGATGAAATTTTTGGTGGCTATCCATGGTTTACAGAAACCTCTACAGGTTTTCCTTGGATCCGGTCATTGCCTGAAAGAACGGCCATGTTACGAGAGGAATGGCGTGAAAAGTTATCTGTGGAAGCATATGCACAGCAAGTATATGCACAAACAATTAGTGAGGTACCGCGTCTTGATGGGGAAAATAATGAGGAGTCGAAGCGCCGTGAGATGTTTTATTTAAATATGGTGTGGTTTATGCAAACTTTACTAGAACGGAAAGATCGTATGAGCATGGGGGCGAGTCTAGAGGTGCGCGTGCCATTTGCTGATCATCGTCTTGTGGAATATGCATGGAATATTCCTTGGGAAATGAAGAATCTAGGTGGCAAAGAAAAGGGATTACTTCGTAAAGCAATGGAACATTTATTGCCTGAGGAAGTATTATATCGGAAAAAGAATCCCTATCCGAAAACCTATCATCCTGTTTACACAACTGGCGTTCAAAAATGGCTGAGAGACATATTGAACGATAAAAATTCTATTCTTCATGAATTATTTGAACGGGAGAAATTATTGGAGCTTATTAAAACAGGAGGAAATGCCTTTAAAGCGCCTTGGTACGGACAATTAATGGCGGGTCCTCAGCTACTTGCCTATTTAGGGCAAATACATGTATGGTTTGAGCATTATAATATTCAACTGAAGGAATCATAA
- a CDS encoding D-alanyl-D-alanine carboxypeptidase family protein, with product MKKTMNTVLRLLLIPVLLISMFAGIPAKANAESGLGLHVDAAILIDADSGKILYEENADTSLGIASMTKMMTEYLLLEAIDAGTVKWDQEYHVTDYTYRMSQNRALSNVPLRRDGTYTIRELYEAMAIYSANAATVAIAETIAGTETEFLKLMNKKAEELGLEGYKFVNSTGLNNADLFGMQPAGTGPEDENVMPAKSVAKLAYHLLKDHPNVLETSKIAKKTFREGTDDEIKMSNWNFMLPGLVFQYEGVDGLKTGTTNFAGHCITGTAERNGTRLISVVMKAVDEKGQESKRARFDETAKLFNYGFSQFSKQEIIPANYKFKDQETVKVTKGKENKVAIAVKEPVSFMIKSSEKDLYKPKLVLDKKSLEAGVKKDTVVGKVVIERTEGTDYGFIDGKDLSADVVTTEAVERASGISLFFQGIGSFFGNLWGGISDFVGGLF from the coding sequence GTGAAAAAGACAATGAACACCGTATTACGTTTGCTCCTAATTCCTGTTCTGTTAATTAGTATGTTTGCGGGAATTCCTGCGAAGGCAAATGCAGAATCAGGTTTAGGACTACACGTGGATGCTGCGATTTTAATTGACGCAGATTCAGGGAAAATTTTATATGAAGAAAATGCAGATACTTCACTAGGTATTGCAAGTATGACAAAAATGATGACTGAATACCTGTTATTGGAAGCAATTGATGCAGGTACAGTTAAGTGGGATCAGGAATATCACGTAACAGATTATACGTATCGTATGTCTCAAAACCGTGCGTTAAGTAATGTACCATTGCGTAGAGATGGAACTTATACAATTCGTGAGTTATATGAGGCGATGGCTATTTACTCTGCAAATGCTGCTACAGTAGCTATTGCAGAAACAATTGCAGGTACTGAAACTGAGTTTTTAAAACTCATGAATAAAAAAGCAGAAGAGCTTGGACTTGAAGGCTATAAATTCGTGAATTCTACTGGTCTAAACAATGCAGATTTATTTGGTATGCAGCCAGCTGGTACTGGACCAGAAGATGAAAACGTAATGCCTGCTAAATCTGTAGCCAAATTAGCATATCATTTACTAAAAGATCATCCAAATGTATTAGAAACGTCTAAAATTGCAAAAAAGACGTTCCGTGAAGGTACAGATGATGAAATTAAAATGTCTAACTGGAACTTTATGTTACCTGGACTAGTATTCCAATATGAGGGCGTAGACGGATTAAAAACAGGTACAACTAACTTCGCTGGACATTGTATTACAGGTACGGCAGAGCGCAATGGTACACGTTTAATTTCTGTTGTTATGAAGGCTGTAGATGAAAAAGGACAAGAATCTAAAAGAGCCCGTTTCGATGAAACAGCTAAATTATTTAACTATGGCTTTTCACAATTCTCGAAACAAGAAATTATTCCAGCAAACTATAAGTTTAAAGATCAAGAAACAGTAAAAGTTACGAAAGGGAAAGAAAACAAAGTAGCGATTGCTGTTAAAGAACCAGTTTCATTTATGATCAAGTCATCTGAGAAAGATTTATATAAACCTAAATTAGTATTAGATAAAAAGAGTCTGGAAGCTGGCGTGAAGAAAGATACTGTTGTGGGTAAGGTCGTTATTGAGCGCACAGAAGGCACAGATTACGGCTTTATTGATGGCAAGGACCTTTCAGCCGATGTTGTCACAACAGAAGCTGTGGAGCGCGCTAGTGGTATCTCACTATTCTTCCAAGGGATCGGAAGCTTCTTCGGTAATCTATGGGGCGGCATATCTGATTTCGTTGGCGGTTTATTTTAA
- the guaB gene encoding IMP dehydrogenase, protein MWETKFAKEGLTFDDVLLVPAHSEVLPKDVDLSVQLTPKIKLNIPMVSAGMDTVTESKMAIAMARQGGIGIIHKNMGIDEQAEQVEKVKRSENGVITNPFFLTPTHQVFDAEHLMGKYRISGVPIVDSMENQKLVGIITNRDLRFISDYSLKIEDVMTKEDLITAPVGTTLEDAEKILQQYKIEKLPIVDEDGKLTGLITIKDIEKVIEFPNAAKDVHGRLLVGAAVGVSKDTMIRIEKLVEAQVDIVVIDTAHGHSEGVLQTIRSIRETYPELEIIAGNVATGEGARALFDAGADVVKVGIGPGSICTTRVVAGVGVPQITAVYDCATVAREVGKTIIADGGIKYSGDIVKALAAGGNIVMLGSLLAGTSESPGDTEIFQGRRFKVYRGMGSIGAMEKGSKDRYFQEDAKKLVPEGIEGRLPYKGPLADTIYQLIGGIRAGMGYCGAPSLEYLRDNAQFIRMTGAGLRESHPHDVQITKESPNYSM, encoded by the coding sequence ATGTGGGAAACTAAATTTGCCAAAGAAGGTTTAACTTTTGATGATGTATTATTAGTACCAGCTCATTCAGAAGTATTACCGAAAGATGTTGATTTATCAGTTCAACTAACACCAAAGATTAAATTAAATATTCCAATGGTCAGCGCAGGCATGGATACAGTTACAGAATCTAAAATGGCTATCGCCATGGCTCGTCAAGGTGGTATCGGTATTATCCATAAAAATATGGGTATTGATGAGCAAGCTGAACAAGTAGAAAAAGTAAAACGTTCTGAAAATGGTGTTATTACAAACCCATTCTTCTTAACTCCGACTCACCAAGTTTTCGATGCTGAGCACTTAATGGGTAAATACCGAATCTCTGGTGTACCAATTGTTGATAGTATGGAAAACCAAAAGTTAGTAGGGATTATTACAAACCGTGATCTACGTTTTATCTCAGACTACTCTTTAAAAATTGAAGATGTAATGACAAAAGAAGACTTGATTACAGCTCCTGTTGGTACGACATTAGAGGATGCTGAAAAGATTCTTCAACAATATAAAATCGAGAAACTCCCAATTGTTGATGAAGACGGTAAATTAACTGGTTTAATCACAATTAAGGATATTGAAAAAGTAATTGAATTCCCGAACGCTGCAAAAGACGTACATGGTCGTTTATTGGTTGGTGCAGCGGTAGGCGTTTCAAAAGACACTATGATACGTATTGAGAAGCTTGTGGAGGCGCAAGTGGATATCGTAGTCATTGATACAGCACATGGTCACTCAGAGGGTGTTCTGCAAACAATTCGTTCGATTCGTGAAACTTACCCTGAATTAGAAATCATTGCTGGTAATGTGGCAACAGGTGAAGGCGCTCGTGCATTATTTGATGCTGGTGCAGATGTTGTTAAAGTGGGTATCGGACCAGGTTCTATTTGTACAACTCGAGTTGTTGCGGGTGTTGGTGTTCCACAAATTACAGCTGTTTACGATTGTGCAACAGTTGCTCGTGAAGTTGGTAAAACAATTATCGCGGATGGCGGAATTAAGTACTCAGGTGACATCGTAAAAGCACTTGCAGCTGGCGGTAACATCGTTATGCTTGGATCACTTCTTGCTGGTACTTCAGAATCTCCTGGAGATACTGAAATTTTCCAAGGTCGTCGCTTCAAAGTATATCGCGGTATGGGATCAATTGGAGCAATGGAAAAAGGTTCAAAAGATCGTTACTTCCAAGAAGATGCGAAGAAACTAGTGCCAGAAGGTATTGAAGGCCGCCTTCCTTACAAAGGTCCATTAGCAGATACGATTTATCAACTTATTGGTGGTATTCGTGCTGGTATGGGTTACTGTGGAGCGCCTAGCCTTGAATATTTACGTGATAATGCTCAGTTCATACGTATGACAGGTGCTGGTCTTCGTGAATCACACCCACATGATGTTCAAATTACTAAAGAATCACCAAACTATTCGATGTAA